A stretch of the Vidua chalybeata isolate OUT-0048 chromosome Z, bVidCha1 merged haplotype, whole genome shotgun sequence genome encodes the following:
- the F2R gene encoding proteinase-activated receptor 1 has translation MRPWALLCALALLCCPPPRPGFPNNSSIPHIRSFSMRFSSSTEADLIPVDGDTENDLEVGSGATNQTASFLHEQRMMSVQTARYLTSPWLTRFVPSVYTLVLVLSLPLNITAILVFLKKMKIEKPAVIYMLNLALADVLFVSVLPFKIVYHFSGNDWVFGPLMCRFITAAFFCNMYCSIMLMTSISFDRFLAVVYPMQSLGWRTLTRASLVCFIIWFVAITGVIPFLLREQTMEIPRLNITTCHDVLRESELHNYYLHFFSVFSSVFFIVPFIISTVCYVCIIRCLSSSTIVAKQNKKTRALLLCVAVFSVFVVCFGPTNVLLLIHYIHFSYDNSLEYLYFAYLLCVSISSISCCIDPFIYYYASSQYQRQFFSLFNCKKTFDPSSSNSSGQLMSTTSTRRATLTTNVNNSVYRKLLAMH, from the exons ATGCGGCCCTGGGCGCTGCTGTGCGCCCTGGCGCTGCTCTGCTGCCCGCCGCCCCGGCCAG GCTTTCCAAATAACAGCAGCATACCACACATCAGAAGTTTTTCCATGCGTTTTTCTTCCAGTACGGAGGCTGATCTTATTCCTGTTGATGGTGATACTGAAAATGACTTGGAAGTTGGATCAGGAGCCACCAATCAGACTGCATCATTCCTACATGAACAACGAATGATGTCAGTTCAAACGGCAAGATACCTCACTAGTCCGTGGCTGACTCGTTTTGTTCCTTCAGTTTACACCCTAGTGCTCGTGCTGAGTCTCCCTCTGAACATTACAGCAATACTCGTGTTtctgaaaaagatgaaaattgaAAAGCCAGCTGTAATATACATGCTGAATTTGGCCCTTGCAGATGTTCTCTTTGTAAGTGTGCTTCCATTTAAGATTGTTTATCACTTTTCTGGAAATGACTGGGTTTTTGGGCCTCTGATGTGCCGTTTcatcactgctgccttcttCTGCAACATGTACTGCTCAATAATGCTTATGACGAGCATCAGCTTCGATCGCTTCTTAGCAGTGGTGTACCCCATGCAGTCCCTGGGGTGGCGTACACTAACTCGTGCCTCTCTGGTTTGTTTCATCATATGGTTTGTAGCAATAACTGGCGTTATACCTTTTCTCCTACGAGAGCAAACAATGGAAATACCCAGGTTAAATATAACTACGTGCCATGATGTGCTGAGAGAATCCGAACTTCACAACTATTACCTCCacttcttctctgtcttctcttctgtgtttttcataGTACCATTTATAATTTCTACTGTCTGTTATGTGTGTATCATTCGCTGTCTTAGTTCTTCCACCATTgttgcaaagcaaaacaagaagaCACGTGCCTTGCTCTTGTGTGTggctgttttttctgttttcgTTGTTTGCTTTGGACCTACAAATGTTCTTCTCTTAATTCATTATATCCATTTTTCATATGACAACAGCTTAGAGTATCTCTACTTTGCCTATCTACTCTGTGTTTCTATCAGCAGCATTAGCTGCTGCATTGACCCCTTTATTTACTACTATGCTTCTTCTCAGTATCAGAGACAATTTTTCAGTCTCTTCAATTGTAAAAAGACTTTTGATCCCAGTAGTAGTAACAGCAGTGGCCAGTTGATGTCTACCACTAGTACTAGAAGGGCTACGTTGACAACTAATGTGAATAACAGTGTCTACAGGAAATTGCTAGCAATGCATTGA